ttttttgttcaagcTATAAAATTTGTGCATCTTTAGGATTAATGTGGAACCAATCCATGTAGAGGATGGTAGAAGAACACAGATCTAAGAAATTCTAGGCTCCTttgtacagatacagatacagttacaGATGATCGACGAGGCAGATGAAGCGGTGTGACACGTCGGGCGACTAACGAGCCCCTTAACTTGTTTGCCGCCCAACTAAACTGttaaaaattcttaattaacgccaataaggaatacattaaaatgccgacgccaagccaagcagccattttcccaactcgccccacacacattcacattccccttcccaaccactaccgacaagcttagtttcctctttctcgccaatgtaaattaaaattctgtgcgccactaaacatatattcaaatcacaaaccacaaagagaatcataaaacacaaagatttCTTAAACCACAGACTAACGActactgtcaacgcggcttcgcctgtgtaaagtgcggtggtttcgtccaccgcacccagctaaatgcgaaaattgcggcggtttaacaacttctgtcaacgcggcttcgtctgtgtaaagtgcggtggtttcgtccaccgcacccagctaaatgccaaagttgcggcggtttaacaacttctgtcaacgcggcttcgtctgtgtaaagtgcggtggtttcgtccaccgcacccagctaaatgccaaagttgcggcggtacgcacccatccaactacagggcctatgctgatgctgatatgaggatcagccttgcgccgccacttatatgaagcccgctccgaggacgggaacggactgaaaagacgcaatccattgtaaaagaaaacacatgttaatgttaagtctAGTGTTACCTTAACTTTCTTTACTCAAAATACTTGCATAAAAATACCGAATACCTACCACTACTGTAACTAGTGTTACCTTCCCATTGTTCAGCCAAAAACACTGCAACTACatgtaaaatgtaaaatatGGCATGTATTATTTGAATTTAGTACATATACAAATAAGTAGACGGCGTATAGGAGCGGTGGCGCTGGAGTTCCTCGGCTGCTGTTTCCCCTCCTTGTAGCGTGGGTATTGGGATCGCTCTCGGCTACCATTTCCCCTTCGTGTGACAAAGGTATGGGATCGCTCCAGCCCTGGCTCTCTCTTGGCTGCGATTTCCCCTTCGTGTGACGTCGGTATTAATGCTAGTGATGCTCGTCGTGGTTCCTGTGGGATCTGGTTCCGTTGTTGCTCCCCCATTGTTTTAAGTGAAAAACTCTCTCTCAGTTTCGCGACGGCGGCCTCTCTCTCGGTCTCCCTtgtaggcgttggcttcgggCTGGCCGGGGAGAGTTGTTGATCACATCGGCGTCACTGGTCGGAGTGGGAGAGATCCGACTATTCCCCTCTTCGTGGCTCTTgttctggctgctgcttctccatcgtgtagcgtgggtattgggatcgctctctctctcggctgCTGTTTCCACTCCTTGTAGCGTGGGTATTGAGACTCAATAGTTgaattgtaaaacaaacacaaaaatgtacataaattaaattaagacatatactgcccacaaatattaataaagcaacgcgcttggttgctggcggctcacaccccagcctctcagcccTCCCCTGTGGAGCACTGAGAGCCTTCAACCCAAAGAGGCTCGTTGCTCGTTGCTCGTTTGAGAAGTCGAAAGGTTTACCCAGGAGACGgaaaaagatacgagaaatgcctgcaaagaaaaaacttgAAGGCAAAGCTAAAGGTAAAGAAAGTACTCGGACAGTCGTAACTCATTTCTCATTTCGTCTCATTTCAGCCGGGAGTATACCGGGGGATACAGGATCTGTGGCAACCGCGACTATGGTTCGGCGCCAAATGCCGCCGCGCGGctgcaagagcaagagccagagcgcCGCCAGGCCCAGTCTTAGTCCCAGCcgcctggccaagaagcccaGCCTGACGCCGACCACCGGTTCTCAGGCGCCATCGCAGACCATCGCAAAGTCGAGGCCCACCGGTCTCGAGACGATTTTTGAACGGCCCGGCAATGAGGACGACGGACCCACCAGCAGCCATGCCGTGGCATTCGGCGAGTGCCAGCGCCGCGTCCTCGCCCTGGGTACGGGCGAAAAACAAAGAACCCTGTCGCAGAAGAGCTGCCTGAAGGTGCGCAACACCTTGGGCGAACGCAGCACCCGGCACATGATGACACTGCGGGCGTCCCGCACTACTTTGGACAGCGTAATGCTCGGGGGCTCGGACGATGAAGGCGAGTCGGTCGGAGTCGCTCCCGCAGTCGCTCCCGTAGCTGCTCCCGAAGTCGTTCCCGCTGGAGGAAATGCCGGTACAAATCAGCCGGCACCATTCGTGCTGCGCACCAGCAGGAGGCTCAAGAGTCTGCCTCCGTTTTAGATTGTTGCACCTTCCACCCtccaaatgaaagaaaaagaataaagaaaagaaaagcaaagaaaagaaaaaccctcTACAGAATGTCTCTTTTGCATTCATTGTAAATTGAAGCGCCTCTTTCGGCGGAACCTACCCCAAGAGCGGAAAGCGGAGATCAATTAGAATTGTGAACCCCAAAGCGAGCGATTGATACGATACACTCACGAGTACTCATGCCCAAGCCCGATTACTCTGTCCAGCATCCACATCGGGGAATCAACATAAATGGGTGGCTCCGCGGACGGTGTTCCAGCAGTCGCGCTTGGGCGGTCCGAGTGAGCAGTAACGGATCTTCTGCAGAAATCAGTGCATAGATACAGTATCTGAAGGATCAAAGTgttgaaaatcaattaaaaggtgATCATCCATCCCACGACAAGgagagggggcagggggcgaaTGGCGCCACACAGATTTCTGTACGGGCCTCTGaaagggaatcgaatcgaatcgctcCAAATTGGCGTTGGAATGTCCAATAATAAACGGTAGATTCTATTACTCGTTAACCCCGCGGGTCAATGAGAGAGAACTAtggcaaaagatacaaagtaGCTGATGTAcccttgccacagccacagatacagatacatgcctctgagagtgtggcagtaattgaattaacctttgcgtgccgtctgtctctgtccgtgTCTGTGAATAAATCGCGGGTCTTTGCTCGAGTAACACTATTCCTCCGTCCTTCGTCGGACGAGGCTTCTGGCACGACGACAACCGATGGCAAGTCCCTGGATGAGGCGCCGGTGGCCGCAGGACTGGAGCCCACACAGCCGATCGGCTTCCTGCAGCTCTTCCGCTTCTCCACCTGCGGGGAGATCGCGTGGCTCTTCTTTGGGTTCCTCATGTGCTGCGTCAAGGCGTTGACCCTGCCCGCAGTGGTCATCATTTACAGCGAGCTCACAGCAGTGAGTACCGGGCACAGATACTcccgcagatgcagattcagaTACTCCAACCACAATCTCTCTCCCTTCGATTCTCGATTCCGTAGCCCTCTCCGCTGCCACGAACATCACCACGCTGTCGTTTCCCTTCACGAtggccaacagcagcggcggcgggtaCACCATTCCCACGGGGACCCTGAGCATCCTTCCCATCGCGGCGAACGCCCAGCTGCCGACCATCACGACAACGGCCAGTGGCTACGAGCCCAATGACGTCATCACCACGATCCCCGTCTCGCTCTCCATTCAGCGCTTCCCCTCGTCCCTGTCCATCGTGGACCTGGCCCAGGAGCAggacggctacagcaacagtggCTCCAGCAACGGCATGACCGTGGGGCCGGGtgcgggcggcggcggcggcatcacCACCACGGCCCTCCTGTCCGTGAAGCCCCTgaacagcagcggcaacggcaacatttCGCGGAACAACAGCTTCAGTCTGAGCTTCAACCTGCAGGACCCCACAGTGCGCTCCTCGGTGCGTTCGGCAGGAGCCCCCACAGTGGATACAGTGGTCAACTCTTCATCCGGTGGCACGATCGCCCTGCCCCAGAGCGGCGCCACGGCAACGGCCACGAGTGCTACCTCAACCCTCGCCAAAAACAGTCCCGAGGCCAAGACAGGAGAGGTCTATGTCTGAGCGGAGGAACAGGACACCTATTCCGACCCATCCACTGGATTATAGCTTTCGTCGTAGGTTTAAGCACCCCCTTCCAGAACCACTGATACGATATTATCATCTAGgaaagagaacaaaacaagagtaatcctctcttcggattgtacatacatatgcacacatcaatatacatacatatatagcccACAGACGATATCGTATCGTAATGGATCGTATCGTACGGCACACGCGAGTCTTTCTCGATAGTTGGGCGAATAAATTACGAATAAAATCTTTACCAAGAGAATCTCCATTATATTACCCGTGCAAACATTGGACCGTGTAAATACTTTGGagccctcccctcccctcccctctccACAAAAAACATAATATGTGATATGCGATTattgtatgtgttttttttttttttgttcaagcTATTAAATTTGTGCATCTTTAGGATTAATGTGGAACCAATCCATGTAGAGGATGGTAGAAGAACACAGATCTAAGAAATTCTAGGCTCCTttgtacagatacagatacagttacaGATGATCGACGAGGCAGATGAAGCGGTGTGACACGTCGGGCGACTAACGAGCCCCTTAACTTGTTTGCCGCCCAACTAAACTGttaaaaattcttaattaacgccaataaggaatacattaaaatgccgacgccaagccaagcagccattttcccaactcgccccacacacattcacattccccttcccaaccactaccgacaagctttatttcctctttctcgccaatgtaaattaaaattctgtgcgccactaaacatatatttaaatcacaaaccacaaaccacaaagagaatcataaaacacaaagatttcttaaaccacacacaactactgtcaacgcggcttcgcctgtgtaaagtgcggtggtttcgtccaccgcacccagctaaatgcgaaaattgcggcggtttaacaacttctgtcaacgcggcttcgtctgtgtaaagtgcggtggtttcgtccaccgcacccagctaaatgccaaagttgcggcggtttaacaacttctgtcaacgcggcttcgtctgtgtaaagtgcggtggtttcgtccaccgcacccagctaaatgccaaagttgcggcggtacgcacccatccaactacagggcctatgctgatgctgatatgaggatcagccttgcgccgccacttatatgaagcccgctccgaggacgggaacggactgaaaagacgcaatccattgtaaaagaaaacacatgttaatgttaagtctAGTGTTACCTTAACTTTCTTTACTCAAAATACTTGCATAAAAAATACCGAATACCTACCACTACTGTAACTAGTGTTACCTTCCCATTGTTCAGCCAAAAACACTGCAACTACatgtaaaatgtaaaatatGGCATGTATTATTTGAATTTAGTACATATACAAATAAGTAGATGGCGTATAGGAGCGGTGGCGCTGGAGTTCCTCGGCTGCTGTTTCCCCTCCTTGTAGCGTGGGTATTGGGATCGCTCTCGGCTACCATTTCCCCTTCGTGTGACAAAGGTATGGGATCGCTCCAGCCCTGGCTCTCTCTTGGCTGCGATTTCCCCTTCGTGTGACGTCGGTATTAATGCTAGTGATGCTCGTCGTGGTTCCTGTGGGATCTGGTTCCGTTGTTGCTCCCCCATTGTTTTAAGTGAAAAACTCTCTCTCAGTTTCGCGACGGCGGCCTCTCTCTCGGTCTCCCTtgtaggcgttggcttcgggCTGGCCGGGGAGAGTTGTTGATCACATCGGCGTCACTGGTCGGAGTGGGAGAGATCCGACTATTCCCCTCTTCGTGGCTCTTgttctggctgctgcttctccatcgtgtagcgtgggtattgggatcgctctctctctcggctgCTGTTTCCACTCCTTGTAGCGTGGGTATTGAGACTCAATAGTTgaattgtaaaacaaacacaaaaatgtacataaattaaattaagacatatactgcccacaaatattaataaagcaacgcgcttggttgctggcggctcacaccccagcctctcagcccctcccctgtggagcactgagagccctcaacccaaagAGGCGCGTTGCTCGTTGCTCGTTTGAGAAGTCGAAAGGTTTACCCAGGAGACGGAAAAGCCGgaaaaagatacgagaaatgcctgcaaagaaaaaacttgAAGGCAAAGCTAAAGGTAAAGGAAGTACTCGGTTCTGCGGCCATCGGACAGTCGTAACTCATTTCTCATTTCGTCTCATTTCAGCCGGGAGTATACCGGGGGATACAGGATCTGTGGCAACCGCGACTATGGTTCGGCGCCAAATGCCGCCGCGCGcctgcaagag
Above is a genomic segment from Drosophila miranda strain MSH22 chromosome Y unlocalized genomic scaffold, D.miranda_PacBio2.1 Contig_Y3_pilon, whole genome shotgun sequence containing:
- the LOC117194672 gene encoding uncharacterized protein LOC117194672, translated to MANSSGGGYTIPTGTLSILPIAANAQLPTITTTASGYEPNDVITTIPVSLSIQRFPSSLSIVDLAQEQDGYSNSGSSNGMTVGPGAGGGGGITTTALLSVKPLNSSGNGNISRNNSFSLSFNLQDPTVRSSVRSAGAPTVDTVVNSSSGGTIALPQSGATATATSATSTLAKNSPEAKTGEVYV
- the LOC117194671 gene encoding protein tantalus-like isoform X2; the protein is MPAKKKLEGKAKAGSIPGDTGSVATATMVRRQMPPRGCKSKSQSAARPSLSPSRLAKKPSLTPTTGSQAPSQTIAKSRPTGLETIFERPGNEDDGPTSSHAVAFGECQRRVLALGTGEKQRTLSQKSCLKVRNTLGERSTRHMMTLRASRTTLDSVMLGGSDDEGESVGVAPAVAPVAAPEVVPAGGNAGTNQPAPFVLRTSRRLKSLPPF